In Corylus avellana chromosome ca2, CavTom2PMs-1.0, the following proteins share a genomic window:
- the LOC132169715 gene encoding polygalacturonase QRT3-like, with the protein NSLRTSIDNCYLAHFTTNGILVRGGHETYIRNSFLGQHITAGGDPGERNFSGTAINIIGNDNAVTDVVIFSAATGIVVSGQANIFSGVHCYNKATGFGGTGIYLKMPGLTQTRIVNSYLDYTGIVVEDPVQLHISNSFFLGDANIVLKSIKGVANGVNIVDNMFSGHDTGVEIVQLDESKGSFKDIQQVVIDRNNVNGMNNKATVARGSVKGTGNSWTVDFNKVLLFPNLIRHVQYSLSTAGSHFPNHALRNVSGNRVEIQTDTDVPADVFVMVDQGVASL; encoded by the exons AACTCACTTAGGACTAGCATAGACAACTGTTACCTAGCCCATTTCACCACCAATGGGATTCTAGTCCGTGGCGGCCATGAAACCTACATCCGTAACTCCTTCCTCGGCCAACACATCACTGCCGGTGGTGATCCCGGCGAAAGAAACTTCTCAGGAACCGCAATAAATATTATTGGCAACGACAATGCTGTCACCGACGTAGTGATTTTTTCAGCTGCTACAGGAATAGTAGTTTCAG GTCAAGCCAACATATTTTCTGGGGTGCATTGCTACAACAAGGCCACAGGCTTTGGCGGCACCGGGATTTATCTGAAAATGCCCGGTTTGACGCAAACCCGGATCGTGAATTCTTACTTGGATTACACCGGAATAGTTGTAGAAGACCCTGTGCAGCTCCATATCTCCAATAGCTTTTTTCTTGGTGATGCAAACATTGTTCTAAAATCAATAAAGGGGGTTGCCAATGGAGTCAACATCGTTGACAACATGTTTAGTGGTCATGACACAGGAGTTGAAATTGTTCAGTTGGATGAATCCAAAGGGTCTTTCAAAGACATTCAACAAGTTGTGATTGATAGGAACAATGTGAATGGGATGAACAACAAGGCAACCGTTGCAAGAGGGTCTGTGAAGGGGACAGGAAATTCATGGACCGTCGATTTTAATAAGGTTCTTCTATTTCCAAACCTTATTAGGCACGTGCAGTATTCGCTAAGCACTGCCGGAAGCCACTTCCCGAATCATGCATTGAGGAATGTTTCCGGCAACCGAGTTGAGATTCAAACCGACACCGATGTTCCGGCGGATGTGTTCGTTATGGTAGATCAAGGGGTAGCAAGTTTATAA